Proteins from one Paraburkholderia sp. BL10I2N1 genomic window:
- a CDS encoding polysaccharide biosynthesis/export family protein, whose protein sequence is MVQPPTLPVSSGEDGKPAVEQQIPITDINLTSLRQMREAAAQAKKTDSSALFGEPGPYRIGPGDVLQITVWDHPELAAAVGPPGNPQRPSDAAGGFVVDHDGNVQLPYAGKVDISGDAAGLVHVGGETADQAQRKIYRLLSEVFVKPQVTVRVTSFRAGQIYVDGEVRAPGAQTINDIPMTLSEALNRAGGFSPNADQSRIVIVRDGTSYPVNVTQMIESGQSPSRVMLKNGDMLRVMSREDNGVYVMGEVGKPATVMPMTDGKLTLAEALSQAGSVNPGSADAKELYVIRDAARGKPEIYHLNATSPVSMLLANQFNLQSKDVVYIDSSGLVRFSRVLNLLLPLVNAGLTTAIVTK, encoded by the coding sequence ATGGTTCAACCGCCGACTTTGCCTGTCAGCAGCGGTGAGGACGGAAAGCCAGCGGTGGAGCAGCAGATCCCGATTACCGACATCAATCTGACATCGCTTCGCCAGATGCGCGAGGCGGCCGCACAGGCAAAGAAGACGGACTCTTCCGCGCTGTTCGGGGAGCCCGGTCCGTATCGGATCGGTCCTGGCGACGTCTTGCAGATCACTGTCTGGGATCACCCGGAACTGGCCGCCGCGGTGGGACCCCCCGGCAACCCGCAGCGTCCTTCGGACGCGGCCGGAGGGTTCGTGGTCGATCACGACGGCAACGTGCAGCTACCCTACGCGGGAAAGGTAGATATCTCCGGTGACGCGGCGGGGCTCGTACACGTGGGGGGAGAAACTGCTGATCAGGCGCAGCGCAAGATCTACCGGCTCCTGAGCGAGGTGTTCGTTAAACCCCAGGTGACAGTGCGTGTGACATCGTTCCGCGCAGGGCAGATCTATGTAGACGGTGAGGTGCGGGCGCCCGGCGCGCAGACCATCAATGATATTCCGATGACCCTCAGTGAAGCGCTCAACCGGGCTGGCGGCTTTTCTCCAAACGCTGATCAAAGTCGAATCGTGATCGTGCGCGACGGCACGTCGTATCCCGTCAATGTCACGCAGATGATCGAGAGCGGACAAAGCCCGTCGCGCGTGATGCTGAAGAACGGCGATATGTTGCGCGTGATGTCGCGTGAAGACAATGGCGTCTACGTGATGGGCGAGGTCGGTAAGCCGGCGACGGTCATGCCGATGACCGACGGCAAGCTGACGCTGGCCGAAGCGCTGTCGCAGGCCGGGAGTGTGAATCCGGGGTCGGCCGACGCGAAAGAACTCTATGTGATTCGCGACGCTGCGCGTGGCAAACCGGAGATCTATCACCTGAATGCAACGTCACCTGTGTCGATGCTGCTGGCGAACCAGTTCAACCTTCAGTCGAAGGACGTGGTGTACATCGACAGCAGCGGTCTCGTGCGCTTCAGCCGCGTGTTGAACCTGTTGCTCCCGTTGGTCAACGCTGGGCTGACTACCGCGATCGTGACGAAATGA